A stretch of Rhodohalobacter mucosus DNA encodes these proteins:
- a CDS encoding glycoside hydrolase family 2 TIM barrel-domain containing protein, translated as MKAKTFLFSLALLFSTAAIASSSYAQSTNVEVVESSDGWRLMVNGEAMMVNGMNWDYFPIGTNFDYSIWNQPPDIIQMALDNEMSMLKAMGVNAIRVYTGIPKQWIEYIYDNYGIYTMLNHSFGRYGLTIDGVWMPNTDYSDPKVIDLLISEVTELAEEYRGTRGLLLYLLGNENNYGLFWDGAETEDIPIEDRASTIRARHMYSLFNEGALAIKEVDSSRPVAMANGDLLFLDLITELVPDVDIFGANVYRGVSFTDMYTRVQNEYGKPVLLTEFGADAFNAKTNQEDQVCQAYYFHGNWKEVYEYAAGLGKTGNSIGGFSFQFSDGWWKTGQTVELDIHNTEASWANGGYQCDYVEGQNNMNEEWFGVAAKGPTDHRGMYDLYPRAAYYVLMEVHDFDPYAPGTTMGEIEEYFESISLQEARLRARSDKAALESQRSSLIRLSRFTAEFSTFNTGGSLLTTPEEANPRNPVYPNQQGFDHMQSIYLGVEANPAPNVRAEAEFNILGNVAQNPIDEIFYENRGRPVLLEGVNEEVTVESLKRVQLYRATYDWNHQWFDLTGFYRSGRYHWGYEGDFFGLYPEANYGPNIDIYNGIAPFGFEMEGKQSLDGLKLAFGPELWWGANPAVLLKYTREVSGYEVTGIFHEDIERQSTAVSSFAIPQPKTRRFTLAVSKEIGKLGVDVGGMWGGQPLNGRVFQLVREQEDGSFRVFQDEIKPMDNWGGKIKVTYEGGRFNWYAQSALMGLVARGGYDQTQTFTGWRLKDTGSGNQYNVLSGLTYSFGNLQIAPNFLWQKPIEGPIPGDVQAPGRPRNIIDDPFAVRENRETIAGEILFTYDPTPATWMYQWDSDNAENADFAISAGFVYRHHPTTQDAAIGIFPDGRTTFAFPGAPSAEDLWEVHARVVSKPTREFGVIAMLYGGKGQANGDDERIIYRYGADMRVLYKNLMLNSFVRVDDWGPYDYHRDFNLTFPLQTMADLSLTLGQPDWWNMPATRIGVRGTWRSLDRFSPRYAPVQSVDANGNTVINRDITGFDNGTEWEFRTYVQIHI; from the coding sequence ATGAAAGCAAAGACATTCCTCTTTTCTCTGGCTCTTCTTTTTTCAACTGCTGCCATTGCATCAAGTTCGTATGCGCAATCCACAAATGTAGAGGTGGTGGAAAGCAGCGATGGCTGGCGTTTGATGGTTAATGGTGAAGCGATGATGGTGAATGGCATGAATTGGGATTATTTCCCGATTGGAACCAACTTCGATTACAGCATCTGGAACCAGCCTCCAGATATCATCCAGATGGCTCTTGACAATGAAATGAGCATGCTCAAGGCCATGGGTGTTAACGCCATTCGCGTTTATACCGGGATTCCGAAACAGTGGATTGAGTATATCTATGATAATTACGGAATCTATACCATGCTTAATCACTCTTTTGGGCGGTACGGACTCACCATTGATGGTGTATGGATGCCAAATACGGATTATTCCGACCCTAAAGTAATTGACCTTCTCATTAGTGAGGTAACCGAACTTGCCGAAGAGTACAGAGGTACGCGCGGGCTGCTGTTATATTTGCTCGGGAATGAAAACAACTACGGGCTTTTCTGGGACGGTGCTGAGACTGAGGATATTCCGATCGAAGACCGCGCATCCACGATCAGGGCACGGCACATGTACAGCCTCTTTAATGAAGGTGCGCTTGCTATCAAAGAAGTAGATTCATCTCGCCCTGTAGCCATGGCCAATGGAGACCTCCTTTTCCTCGATCTGATTACCGAACTGGTGCCGGACGTTGACATTTTTGGTGCAAACGTGTACCGCGGTGTTTCATTTACCGATATGTATACACGCGTACAAAATGAGTACGGAAAACCGGTGCTGCTCACGGAATTTGGTGCGGATGCATTCAATGCCAAGACAAATCAGGAAGATCAGGTTTGTCAGGCATACTATTTCCACGGCAATTGGAAAGAAGTATATGAGTATGCGGCGGGATTGGGCAAAACCGGTAACTCAATCGGTGGATTCTCATTCCAGTTCAGTGATGGCTGGTGGAAGACTGGACAAACCGTGGAACTGGATATTCATAACACGGAAGCCTCATGGGCAAACGGCGGGTATCAGTGCGACTACGTTGAAGGCCAAAATAATATGAATGAGGAGTGGTTTGGAGTAGCTGCGAAAGGTCCGACCGACCATCGCGGTATGTACGATCTCTACCCAAGGGCGGCATACTATGTATTGATGGAAGTTCATGACTTTGATCCGTATGCACCGGGAACCACGATGGGAGAGATTGAGGAATATTTTGAGTCGATATCCTTACAGGAAGCACGGCTGAGAGCCCGTAGTGATAAAGCAGCGCTAGAAAGTCAGCGCAGCAGTTTGATCAGGCTCAGTCGGTTTACTGCTGAATTTTCTACATTCAATACGGGAGGAAGTTTGCTTACAACCCCTGAGGAAGCCAATCCCCGTAACCCGGTTTATCCCAATCAACAGGGTTTTGATCATATGCAGTCTATCTATCTCGGCGTTGAGGCCAATCCTGCTCCAAATGTGAGGGCAGAGGCGGAGTTTAACATTCTGGGAAACGTGGCTCAGAATCCAATTGATGAAATATTTTATGAAAACCGCGGACGCCCGGTATTATTGGAAGGAGTAAATGAGGAAGTTACGGTTGAATCACTAAAAAGGGTGCAGCTTTACAGGGCTACGTACGACTGGAACCATCAATGGTTCGACCTGACCGGTTTTTATCGAAGCGGAAGATATCACTGGGGGTATGAAGGGGACTTTTTTGGTCTGTACCCCGAAGCCAACTACGGCCCGAATATTGATATTTATAACGGTATAGCACCGTTCGGTTTTGAAATGGAAGGGAAGCAAAGTCTTGATGGTTTAAAGCTGGCTTTTGGACCGGAACTATGGTGGGGAGCGAACCCCGCTGTGCTTCTAAAATACACCAGAGAGGTGTCGGGATATGAGGTTACCGGTATATTTCATGAAGACATTGAAAGACAGTCAACGGCAGTCAGTTCGTTTGCCATACCGCAGCCCAAAACCAGAAGGTTTACGCTTGCCGTATCTAAAGAGATTGGCAAACTGGGTGTTGATGTTGGCGGCATGTGGGGAGGCCAGCCTCTGAACGGAAGAGTATTTCAGCTTGTAAGGGAGCAGGAGGACGGAAGCTTTCGGGTTTTCCAGGATGAGATCAAGCCGATGGATAACTGGGGCGGTAAAATCAAAGTTACCTATGAGGGCGGACGTTTTAACTGGTATGCACAGTCTGCACTGATGGGCCTTGTAGCAAGAGGCGGATACGATCAAACTCAGACATTTACCGGATGGAGACTGAAAGATACCGGAAGCGGAAATCAGTATAACGTTCTCTCGGGGCTTACATACAGTTTTGGGAATCTTCAGATCGCACCGAACTTCTTATGGCAAAAGCCGATTGAAGGTCCTATTCCGGGTGATGTACAGGCACCGGGTCGTCCCAGGAATATCATCGACGACCCTTTTGCTGTTCGCGAAAACCGTGAGACCATTGCCGGAGAGATTCTTTTTACGTACGACCCCACACCGGCTACCTGGATGTATCAATGGGATAGCGACAATGCAGAAAATGCAGACTTTGCCATCAGTGCGGGTTTCGTCTATCGCCACCATCCAACCACACAGGATGCGGCTATTGGTATTTTCCCTGACGGACGCACCACGTTTGCCTTTCCGGGAGCACCATCCGCAGAAGACCTGTGGGAAGTGCATGCACGGGTAGTTTCAAAACCGACTCGCGAATTTGGGGTAATTGCTATGCTGTACGGTGGCAAGGGGCAGGCCAACGGTGACGATGAACGCATTATATACCGGTATGGCGCGGATATGCGTGTTCTTTATAAAAACCTTATGCTAAATTCTTTTGTCAGAGTGGATGACTGGGGTCCCTACGATTATCATCGTGACTTTAACCTCACATTCCCGCTGCAGACGATGGCAGACCTTTCACTCACACTGGGTCAGCCAGACTGGTGGAATATGCCTGCAACACGGATTGGAGTACGGGGTACATGGCGCTCGCTCGACAGGTTTTCACCCCGGTACGCGCCTGTGCAAAGTGTAGATGCAAACGGAAATACAGTTATCAACCGTGATATCACCGGTTTCGATAACGGCACTGAGTGGGAATTCAGAACCTACGTTCAAATACATATTTAA
- a CDS encoding glycosyl hydrolase family 16 yields MKTEKQNGYQKIIFSGLILLLAVWGCERSVSDLEEADFPDNPNVFLDTFSSSLNYAVFEGAVPEAFQVDEEETYDNTIASMRFDVPDFGDPRGSYAGGAFFTSVPRDLTGYNALTFWARGDQSSTIGVMGLGIDLGENRFQASVTDIQVFRNWKKYIIPIPDPEKLVEESGMLFYSSGPIDGEGYTFWVDEVKFENLGTIAFRSASIFNGDDRNVTAQNGQTVNIEGLVSTHGLPDGTDQTVNTSPFYFTFTSSNESVAQVADNGEVTVVGEGQAVITAQFRGSDANGSLTVNSSGEAVEPEDLPPAPTQDPADVISMYTNVYDNVTVDTWNTGWEFSTAQESFIQIQGQDVIRYQNLNFVGIEFASETIDASGMTHFRLDIWTPDPTDLPNEFKVLLVDFGADNVFGGGDDSQHEVTFTSPVLSTESWVTLDIPLSDFSGLQNRENLAQLVLSGDLPNVYVTNVYFYAGETSEPETPEAPAPTPTEDAADVISLFSDAYSDVAVDTWRTDWSSAVLEDIDIQTNATKKYSALDFVGIETTGQNLVDASSMDFMHIDLWTPNMTTVRIKLVDFGANGAFDGGDDSEHEIIFDNLPTSQWNSLKIPMSDFTGLQAQSNLAQYILSGLPAGQGILYVDNVYFSTESAQP; encoded by the coding sequence ATGAAGACAGAAAAACAAAACGGTTATCAAAAAATTATTTTTTCCGGTCTGATACTGCTTCTTGCAGTCTGGGGCTGTGAGCGGAGCGTTAGCGATCTGGAGGAAGCAGATTTTCCCGACAATCCGAACGTATTCCTTGATACATTCAGTTCAAGCCTGAATTATGCTGTATTTGAGGGGGCCGTTCCTGAAGCGTTTCAGGTGGATGAAGAGGAAACCTACGACAACACCATTGCATCCATGCGGTTCGATGTTCCCGATTTTGGCGATCCGAGGGGAAGCTATGCTGGAGGAGCATTTTTTACCTCTGTGCCACGGGATTTAACCGGTTATAATGCACTTACCTTTTGGGCCCGCGGCGATCAATCAAGTACGATTGGTGTGATGGGGCTTGGTATTGATCTGGGTGAAAACAGGTTTCAGGCCTCGGTCACAGACATTCAGGTATTTCGAAACTGGAAAAAATATATTATTCCGATTCCCGACCCGGAAAAACTGGTTGAGGAGAGCGGTATGCTGTTCTATTCTTCAGGTCCGATAGATGGTGAAGGCTACACGTTCTGGGTGGATGAAGTGAAATTTGAAAACCTGGGAACCATAGCTTTCAGATCGGCATCCATTTTCAATGGAGATGACAGAAATGTAACAGCTCAAAATGGCCAGACGGTCAATATTGAGGGGCTTGTTTCGACACACGGACTACCTGACGGAACCGATCAAACCGTGAACACGTCACCATTCTATTTCACGTTTACATCTTCAAATGAATCAGTTGCCCAGGTAGCCGATAACGGTGAAGTTACCGTTGTGGGAGAAGGTCAGGCTGTAATTACCGCACAGTTCAGAGGCAGTGATGCCAATGGCTCACTGACGGTAAATTCATCGGGTGAAGCTGTAGAGCCTGAGGATCTGCCCCCGGCGCCAACGCAGGATCCGGCAGACGTCATTTCAATGTATACAAATGTCTACGATAATGTTACCGTTGACACATGGAATACAGGTTGGGAATTCTCTACGGCCCAGGAATCATTTATCCAGATACAGGGTCAGGATGTAATTCGTTACCAAAATCTCAATTTTGTCGGAATTGAATTTGCATCAGAAACCATCGATGCCTCGGGTATGACACATTTCAGGCTCGATATCTGGACTCCGGATCCAACGGATCTGCCGAATGAGTTCAAAGTACTGCTGGTAGATTTCGGTGCAGATAATGTATTTGGCGGAGGGGATGACTCGCAGCACGAAGTAACATTTACCAGCCCTGTGCTGTCCACAGAAAGCTGGGTTACACTCGATATTCCACTGAGTGATTTCAGCGGACTTCAAAACCGTGAAAACCTTGCGCAGCTTGTTCTTTCAGGGGATCTGCCGAATGTATATGTGACCAACGTATATTTCTACGCAGGCGAAACAAGCGAACCAGAAACACCTGAGGCGCCGGCGCCAACTCCTACTGAAGACGCTGCAGATGTAATAAGCCTCTTTAGCGATGCTTATTCTGACGTAGCTGTGGATACCTGGAGAACAGACTGGTCTTCTGCTGTTCTGGAAGATATTGATATACAGACCAACGCAACGAAGAAATATTCAGCGCTCGATTTTGTGGGTATTGAAACCACAGGCCAGAATCTTGTGGATGCATCGAGTATGGACTTCATGCATATTGATCTCTGGACACCGAATATGACTACAGTTCGAATCAAGCTTGTGGATTTTGGTGCCAATGGGGCATTTGATGGCGGTGACGACTCGGAACATGAAATTATATTCGACAACCTGCCTACTTCACAGTGGAATTCACTGAAGATCCCGATGTCTGATTTCACCGGGCTGCAGGCACAGTCGAATCTTGCTCAGTACATCCTGTCGGGCTTACCGGCCGGTCAGGGTATTCTGTATGTCGATAATGTTTACTTTTCAACGGAAAGTGCGCAGCCTTAG
- a CDS encoding glycoside hydrolase family 16 protein yields MTRSALFCAVLILTFLTTACGTESSSETDGEESWQLVWSDEFDGTAGTVPNSDNWTYDIGRGSNGWGNQELQYYTDRPENASLDGDGNLVITAIRESFGGASYTSARILTQDLFEQQYGRFEARLKTPYGPGIWPAFWMLGSNFETVGWPTSGEIDIMELRGQEPSKIAGSIHGPGFFAGNAITRSYTLPDGRFDTDYHLFAIEWSQDKIDFYVDDVRYQTITRADVSNRNGTWVFDQPFFMIMNIAVGGTYVGPPSQQTTFPQEMVIDYVRVYSKAE; encoded by the coding sequence ATGACCAGATCAGCTTTATTTTGTGCAGTACTCATATTGACATTTCTCACAACAGCTTGCGGAACGGAAAGCAGTTCTGAAACTGATGGGGAAGAAAGCTGGCAGCTTGTATGGAGTGATGAATTTGACGGAACGGCCGGTACTGTTCCCAACAGTGATAACTGGACCTACGATATTGGAAGGGGCAGTAACGGCTGGGGTAATCAGGAGCTGCAATACTACACGGATCGTCCTGAAAATGCGTCACTCGACGGTGACGGAAACCTGGTAATTACCGCAATAAGAGAGTCATTTGGCGGTGCATCATACACCTCGGCCAGAATTCTGACTCAGGATCTTTTCGAGCAGCAATATGGCCGATTTGAAGCGAGATTGAAAACTCCTTACGGACCGGGTATATGGCCTGCATTCTGGATGCTGGGTTCAAATTTTGAAACCGTTGGCTGGCCAACGTCAGGAGAAATTGACATTATGGAACTGCGAGGCCAGGAGCCCAGTAAAATAGCCGGCTCCATACACGGTCCCGGATTTTTTGCAGGTAATGCGATTACAAGATCCTATACTCTGCCGGACGGCCGGTTTGATACCGATTATCATCTGTTTGCCATAGAGTGGTCGCAGGATAAAATTGATTTTTATGTGGATGACGTACGCTATCAGACGATTACCCGGGCCGATGTAAGCAACAGAAATGGTACGTGGGTATTTGATCAGCCATTTTTTATGATTATGAATATTGCCGTTGGAGGTACTTATGTAGGTCCCCCGTCTCAGCAAACTACATTTCCACAAGAAATGGTCATCGATTACGTAAGAGTGTATTCTAAGGCTGAATAA